The sequence below is a genomic window from Rudanella lutea DSM 19387.
CTATGGCAAGTTGGCAATTATGGCTGTTCTATCGTTCATTTCCATGTACGCACTGATGTACGCAATGGTGAACACCTTTGCTAACGTCATTCCGAATGTCAATCAGTTTTACATGGCGGGCCTGATGACGATGCCCATGATTATCATCGAAGTCTTGTTGATGTCGGCCATGTACACCGACAAACGACGGAATGCGTTCGTTGTCGCCGTGAGTGCCATTGCGATTGTCGGTTTCTTTCTGCTTATCCGTCAGCAGGGCTTTGTTGGGGACAAAGAGTTCGCCAAGTCAATGATTCCGCACCATGCTGCGGCTATCCTGATGGCTAAGGAAGCAAACCTGACCGATCCTGATCTGCAAAAACTACAGCAAGATATTATTACCGCTCAGGAAAAAGAGATAAAGCAAATGAAGGACAAACTGGCTCAGTTAGACAAATAGGAATTGATTGGCATCAGGGCTAATGTCCAAAAGTTTCACAATATCACTGGTCAATATTACAAGCAGCCCTTCCATCATGCAGGGCTGCTTTTTGGTTTTATTACTATAGATGCACTTGGTACGACAATGATGAAAAACACTTTTTTTGCGACGTTAAGTCTGCTGGTGTTGCTACAAATAGCCAGTTATGGGCAACACCAACAGCATACAATGGCGGCTGGCAACTTGGTTGCCAGTCCCCCTGCCAATCCCGACAAATCCAACTTTCCGGTAGTTAAAACATCCCTACCCGTCACCCGGCCCCAAGCCCTTGCGAAGGTGAAGCCAACCGGCAAGCGGGTTGAGTATGACCTCACCATTGACGAGCAGATGGTTAACATCACGGGCAAACCGAAGAGGGCCATGACCATAAACGGGGGCATCCCTGGCCCGACGATGCGGTTTACCGAAGGCGATGTAGCCGTTATCCGGGTACACAACAAATTAAAAACCGAAACCTCGCTGCACTGGCATGGCATACTGCTCCCCAACATACAGGATGGCGTTTCGTACCTGAACACCCCCCCCATTCATGCGGGTGATACCTATACGTTCGAGTACCCACTGGTGCAGTCCGGCACGTACTGGTTTCACTCCCATACCCGCTACCAGGAACAAGTCGGGGTGTACGGCTCCATCGCGATTCTACCTCAGCAGCCCACCCACAAGGCGGATCATGATTTAGTGCTGTTGCTATCGGATTGGACGAATGAGAATCCAGCGTACATTCTGAAAAACCTGAAACGGCGCAACGAATGGTACTCCATCAAAAAAAATAATGTCCAATCACTCAACCGCATTATTCAGCATAAGGCGGTAGGGGCGTACCTGCGGCAGTCGATGATGAAAATGGCACCAATGGACATCTCGGATGTGTATTACGACCGGTTCTTAGTTAATGGAAAAGACACCGTGCGTTACCCGGACATCAAAGCGGGCCAAACTGTTCGGCTGCGGGTTATCAACGCCAGTGCGTCCACCTATTTTCACGTCAATTATGCCGGCGGCTCCATGAAACTGATTTCCGCCGATGGCCTTGATGTGCAGCCGCTGGAGGTTGACCGGCGGCTGATTGCCATTGCGGAGACCTACGATTTTATAGTCACTGTACCCAAAGGCGGAGCTTTTGAAGTGCGGGCTACTGCTCAGGATGGGTCTGGCTACGCAACGGCCTTGCTCGGAAATGGCCCGGCGAAGTATGCCCCGACGATTCCCCGCCCCGACCTGTACAAGTTAACAGCCAACATGAGCCAAATGGGAGGCATGGGCATGGGTAGGATGAACATGGGGAAAAGCGACACGACAGCTCAGGCCAATGTGGACATGAACGGCCCCATGATGCACGATATGCCCGGCATGGATTCCAAACCCGGCAAAGCGGAGTCCGCTTCGGGTCAAGTGGACCATAGCCAAATGGCTATGGGACAAGGTAAACCAGCAAAACAAGCCCCTGTTACGCCTAAAAAGCCCGATTCGATGGAGAGCATGGGCAATATGGTGGGTATGGATCACAGCCAGATGAACATGGGCAAACAACCGACGAAGAAAGGGGCGGGTTCGGCTAAAAAAGCCCCTAAGCCAACTAAAGCGACCGGCTCAACGGCGGGTATGAATAGGGGGGACACGAAGATGAATATGGCGGGCATGAACATGGGTAAAGACGGCAAAATGGACATGACGGGGATGAATCACGGGCAAATGGATGATTCATCCATGCCCGGCATGGATCACAGCAATTTGTCCATTAAAATGGACTCAGTGCCCGCTAAAAAAATAGACAGCAAAAAGCCGGATTCGATGGCTGGGATGGATCACAGCCAGATGAATATGGATAGCAAGACCAGTACTATGGCCGGTATGAAGGGAATGGATCATGGAGGAATGGCCGGTATGAGCATGATGGACGAGCAGAATACTATCGACTACAGCATTCTTAAATCCCCAGAACCGATTGTGTTTCCCACTAACCGCCCGATTCGAGAAATACCGCTCACGCTGACGGGGAATATGTTCCGCTACATCTGGGGCTTCAACGGGCAACCCCTATCACGGGCCGATATGATCCAGATCCGGCGGGGTGAAATCGTGCGTATCCGCATGATAAATAACACGATGATGATGCACCCTATTCACCTACACGGGCATTACTTTCGGGTGCTGAACGGGCAGGGGCAGTATTCCCCGTTGAAGCATACGGTGAACGTATCGCCGATGGAAAGCGTCACAATTGAGTTTATGGCCGACGACGAGAAAGACTGGTTTTTTCACTGTCACCTGCTCTACCATATGTTGAGTGGCATGGCCCGCGTAGTGAGCTACGGCGACCAGCCCGACTCCTCAATTGCCAGTATTCAGAAGCTGCACCTGCGCGACATGCGCGATAACCAGCCCTTTATATGGGGCTACCTGCAACCGGGTTATCCTCTCAACTATTTTGCCCTGAACGTGTCCAATAACAAAAACGCGATTGTGGCCGGGGGGGATCACGACTGGCGCACCAACCGATTCGAGTTCGATCTGGATTACGAACGATATTTTGGCGACTGGTTCCGGGTCTTTGCCGGTATTGACGGAGGCAATGAAGAGTTTCTGCGCCGGGTACGCCCTGAAGATGGGGGACAGCCCGTTAGCAGTCGGCGCATTGTTCGGGCCGTAGCTGGTATCCGCTATATGCTGCCATTTCTAATTCAATCGGAAGTGAAACTCGACACACGCGGCAACGTCCGGTTTCAACTCAACGGGCAGCAGATGTTGTTTCCCCGGTTAGACTTCCAGTATCAGGCGCAGTGGCTGGTGGGTAGCTACGTGCGGGCGCACGTGGAACTGCAATACACAGTAACCAAGAATCTGTTTCTGCACACCGATTACGACACCCGGTATAAGACGTTTGCCGGTGGGTTGGGCTACAACTTTTGAAGCGTTTGGAGGTGACCATACCAACGAAAAAAGACCGCTAACTCAATGATAGCGGTCTTTTTTCGTTGATAGCCGATAGTTAGCTTTTCAGGCTGCTCTCCAGCTTTTTCAACTCGGCCATCTCTTTAGTCTGCATCTTGACAACGTTATTGGCCATTGCCTTCATCTTCTCGGTCTTCCCTTCTTTCAGGAATGCACGGGCCATATCGATGCCCTGCTGATGGTGTTGAGCCATCATGCTGGCAAAATCGTGGTCCACGTTCCCGTTCATTGAGTGGGTTCCACTGTGCATAATCTCCATGCCCTTCTGACCCAGTTTCGACGAAGATAATTGTGGCTTGTGACTGCTCAGGAACTGGTCGAGTTCTTTTATCTCCTTTTGGTTGGAGACTTTGATTTTGCTGGCTAATGCCTTGACCTGCGCGTTTCTGCCTTGCTTAACTTCCATATCAGCCATCTCAACAGCAGACTGATGGTGCATCTTGAGCATCATAGCAAAATCGTGGTCGGGGTCACCAGTCATTTTCATGCTCATCATCTTGTTCATGCCTGACTGCATGGACTTCATCATGGCGTTGCTGGCCGATGTCTGCCCGGTTTGTGCAACAGCCGGTTGAGCTATATACAGGGCTACACTGAGTGCCACCCCATAAAACGGATTAATTTTCATAAAGGAGAACATCGATTAAGCCAGTGCGAACACTGGCAGGTTAGCGATTAATAATTTTTATTGGTTTTCAGCCAGTCCTGTAGCATTCCAATTTCCTTTTTTTGATCCTCGATGATCTTCGTGGCCATCTGGCGGATTTGGACATCGTCACCATATTTAAGCTCCGACATAGCCATTTCTATGGCACTTTGATGATGATCGATCAAAAGCTGGGCGTAGTCTACATCCGAGTCACCTGTCAGAATACGGATATCCTGCGCCCGCATCATCTTCATCATCGACTCCATTTCTTCCGCGTTGTAAGTCGCACCAGCCGTAATTGGAACAGGCGTATGACTTTGAAGAAATTGATTGAACTGGCTGATTTCCGAAGTCTGAGCGGTGATCACCTGCTGCGCCATCGCTTTCATAGCCTGGTTATCGCCAGATTTAAGTTCTTCGTTCGACATATCAATGGCCCCCTGATGGTGCATCCGCATCATCATTGAGAAATCGTTGTCAGGGTCGTTGGTATCCTTCATTTTGTCCATCTCTGTCATCATACGATGGTTAATTTGTTGATACACGTTGGCATCATGAGCCTGTGGCTGTAAGCCCTCTTTGTTGTCGCAGCCCAGCATGACCCCTGCCAGGAATAAGACAGAAGTTGCCCGTTGAAGTGAATTTTCCATATAGTTGAGTACGCTTATTGCGTCTATGATTAACGGGCGGTTCCCCAAGAGGGTTATTACAAGATTCTCCTTGTAGATTACAGAATTTCCGGGGTTATATAAGTACTTTCATTGCTTGGCAAATCACTGTATATTCCTCAACTTAGCCCTTTATTGGTGTATTCATTGACAATACCTATGCCCGCTACTTCTTTAATTGACCTGATTGACGACTATAAACGAAACCCGGACCTTACGTATCAAAGCTGGTTTCTGCACAACGAAGATCGCCTGAAAGCTTTCCGTTCTATCCGGCGTGGCGTGTTACAGGTTATCAGCGACATCAAAGAAGGTTCTTTTCCCAACGACTTCAAGGGCAGTTCACTCGAATTTGTGCTGAGTTGCATCACCGAGCAGAAGCAGGTTTTTGAGGGAGCATCCCACCCATTTTACTGGAAGCCAAAGCTTCGTATCCCAGATATTTATGAGAATCAGGATCATAAGCGGTATTTCGGTCAGTTTTTAGAATGCTGCCTGAAGGCTACGAAGCCCGAAACGGTTGTGAGCGAAATAAATCGGCTTGATGCGTATAAGATTAAGGGCTTAGGCCCTGCCGTAGCCAGTATCCTCTACTTCCTGCATCCGACCTGGGTGCCACCCTTCAATACGGCCATTATTAATGGTTACAACCGACTTTTTAATGAAAAGCGCAAGTTGGGTTCATGGTTGGAGTACTTAGCCATTCGGGATAAGATGCTGGCAGTGAATGCTGAATACCGACACGTTTTATCGAATGACTTAGGGGCGTTGGCGGGTTTGTTGTTCGAGATTGGGGCAGGTAATCTACTGGTGCCAGGCCTGGCCGATCAACCCCTTGTTGAGCGCGAAAAACTCGAAAAGCAATTATCTAAGCGTCATAAAGAAGTTGTCAATGAACAGCAGGAGGAACAAACGCACAGCGAGATGCAGTATCATTTGCTGACCATTGGGCGGGCATTAGGCTACGATGTCGCGGCTGCCCGGAATGATATGTCCCGGCAATATAATGGCCATTCCTTTTCGTTTCTGAGCCTGCCCAGCCTACCCGCACTGCCCGTTGCGCCCGAAACGGCTCAAACCATTGGCCTGATTGATATTGTATGGCTGGAGAAAGGTACGGGTCGGATTATTTGCGCCTTCGAGGTGGAGAAAAGCACGTCGATCTACTCCGGTATCTTGCGCCTGACCGACCTAACCTGCTCTCTACCCGACCATGCAACAACACTCTATCTGGTAGTTCCCGACAGCCGACGCAAAGAAGTTGAGATGCAGTTAACACGCCCTTCCATCAGACAGACTAATACGCCGATCCGTTATATCCTGACGTCTGAGTTACGCACCCACTGCGACGCATTATGTCGATTTGGGGATAGCCACCGGGTATTGGAGAAAATTGCACGGTCTGTTTGAATGCAACAGCTAATTTGAAGCCGTTATGAACCGAACAAAGTTTGCCACTCGCTATTATAGCCTATACATCTTCAACGGGGAATATTGTACCCGTTCCGCCAGCAGTTACCTCAACGCCGTAGAGGATTTAGAAGATGTAGCCAAACAAGGAGCCGAGCCTTTAGGTATCTATGATTTACACGATTGGCGGTTCGATTGGAAGCTGAAGGATTCGACCCAACAACAGCAATACCAAGATCGTGTTTTAGAAATGACCAACTCGCTACGTCTGAAGCACGGGGAAGCACTTTAGTTTGAGAGACGTAATAGCTTCAAGTATCAGGGCTGTTCGCGAGAAACTTCACGAATTAAGCGGGTTAGGTCTTGCTCTGACATTCTTGCTTTCACACGAATGCGAAGCAGACGTTGGCCTGCCTTAGCCATGATTTTGTCTTTTATTTTATCCTTAGCTTGCTGCTTTTCACTATCATGATATTCGCTGTCAATCTCCAGCATCTTGAATGGCTTAAACGCATTTTCTGCGTCGAAGACAACGCAATCTACTAAGGCTTTGAAAAAGTAATTTCGCTCATGCGGTTCCAAAAAGTGTTTGATCTGCTCAAAATCAACCAGTGCCGAAACCGCTACATTGGGGAAGACGAGGTACGTGCTGTACACCTCCCGAACTGCCCGGTAGAACTCATACTCCTGCTTTGATTTAAATAAGCTAATTGTATGGTTTACAGCTTCTACTTCGCGGTTTACAGTCACGTGAATCGTTCGTTGCTGACTGTGTTCGACTACTTTGGGCTGTGTCCGTTCAAACTCCTGAAGCAATTCAGTACTGGTAGACAGATGCGGATATTTCCTGGCATAAAGCAAAGCTGACTGAACTTGAGTCGAGCGATATCCAAGTATAATTTTTTCTACAAGGCGTTCCACATCTACGGAGGGTAGAACAAAGTGAAAATTAGGCCCTGTGTGAAGCATATGGAACTGCTCTAAATAAAAGAGATAATCAGGGTCTTTGTCAAAGCTACTTCCGTCGATTAGTTCCCGGATGAACTGCGATTCAAGAATACTCCTTGTAATATCGTCCTGCCGAAGTTGGTCATAAATCTTATTATTTTTAAACAACTCGATGAGAGCCATCCAATTACGCTGCTGAAGAAGCTTGAATATGGTTTCGCGGTCGTAGAGCATTTATTATATGAATTGGGCTGTGAAGATAACTGTTTCCCTTCGGTATAAGAATGTAGCATTTTCTTTAGATTCGATACTTAAATGAAAGGATTTCAATTTACCATTCCGTCAGTATTAGACTGTGAAACAGGTGAGGAGGTTTTCGCAGGGCCATTCTTCAACCAAGACGAAGCTGCAATTTTCGAGATACGCAGACAGTTAGAAGATGCTATCCGCAACCGACGCGACCCGAAATACAAATGCTACTACTGCAATCAGCTTATCAAAATTCGGGGTAAAGCCGAAAATGAGACAAAGCTAAAGCGGATGCACTTTGCCCACCAGTGGGACAGTGACGATTGCCCCATAAAGACCAGCCAGGAGTTAA
It includes:
- a CDS encoding multicopper oxidase domain-containing protein — encoded protein: MKNTFFATLSLLVLLQIASYGQHQQHTMAAGNLVASPPANPDKSNFPVVKTSLPVTRPQALAKVKPTGKRVEYDLTIDEQMVNITGKPKRAMTINGGIPGPTMRFTEGDVAVIRVHNKLKTETSLHWHGILLPNIQDGVSYLNTPPIHAGDTYTFEYPLVQSGTYWFHSHTRYQEQVGVYGSIAILPQQPTHKADHDLVLLLSDWTNENPAYILKNLKRRNEWYSIKKNNVQSLNRIIQHKAVGAYLRQSMMKMAPMDISDVYYDRFLVNGKDTVRYPDIKAGQTVRLRVINASASTYFHVNYAGGSMKLISADGLDVQPLEVDRRLIAIAETYDFIVTVPKGGAFEVRATAQDGSGYATALLGNGPAKYAPTIPRPDLYKLTANMSQMGGMGMGRMNMGKSDTTAQANVDMNGPMMHDMPGMDSKPGKAESASGQVDHSQMAMGQGKPAKQAPVTPKKPDSMESMGNMVGMDHSQMNMGKQPTKKGAGSAKKAPKPTKATGSTAGMNRGDTKMNMAGMNMGKDGKMDMTGMNHGQMDDSSMPGMDHSNLSIKMDSVPAKKIDSKKPDSMAGMDHSQMNMDSKTSTMAGMKGMDHGGMAGMSMMDEQNTIDYSILKSPEPIVFPTNRPIREIPLTLTGNMFRYIWGFNGQPLSRADMIQIRRGEIVRIRMINNTMMMHPIHLHGHYFRVLNGQGQYSPLKHTVNVSPMESVTIEFMADDEKDWFFHCHLLYHMLSGMARVVSYGDQPDSSIASIQKLHLRDMRDNQPFIWGYLQPGYPLNYFALNVSNNKNAIVAGGDHDWRTNRFEFDLDYERYFGDWFRVFAGIDGGNEEFLRRVRPEDGGQPVSSRRIVRAVAGIRYMLPFLIQSEVKLDTRGNVRFQLNGQQMLFPRLDFQYQAQWLVGSYVRAHVELQYTVTKNLFLHTDYDTRYKTFAGGLGYNF
- a CDS encoding DUF305 domain-containing protein; translated protein: MKINPFYGVALSVALYIAQPAVAQTGQTSASNAMMKSMQSGMNKMMSMKMTGDPDHDFAMMLKMHHQSAVEMADMEVKQGRNAQVKALASKIKVSNQKEIKELDQFLSSHKPQLSSSKLGQKGMEIMHSGTHSMNGNVDHDFASMMAQHHQQGIDMARAFLKEGKTEKMKAMANNVVKMQTKEMAELKKLESSLKS
- a CDS encoding DUF2726 domain-containing protein — its product is MLYDRETIFKLLQQRNWMALIELFKNNKIYDQLRQDDITRSILESQFIRELIDGSSFDKDPDYLFYLEQFHMLHTGPNFHFVLPSVDVERLVEKIILGYRSTQVQSALLYARKYPHLSTSTELLQEFERTQPKVVEHSQQRTIHVTVNREVEAVNHTISLFKSKQEYEFYRAVREVYSTYLVFPNVAVSALVDFEQIKHFLEPHERNYFFKALVDCVVFDAENAFKPFKMLEIDSEYHDSEKQQAKDKIKDKIMAKAGQRLLRIRVKARMSEQDLTRLIREVSREQP
- a CDS encoding DUF305 domain-containing protein — translated: MENSLQRATSVLFLAGVMLGCDNKEGLQPQAHDANVYQQINHRMMTEMDKMKDTNDPDNDFSMMMRMHHQGAIDMSNEELKSGDNQAMKAMAQQVITAQTSEISQFNQFLQSHTPVPITAGATYNAEEMESMMKMMRAQDIRILTGDSDVDYAQLLIDHHQSAIEMAMSELKYGDDVQIRQMATKIIEDQKKEIGMLQDWLKTNKNY
- a CDS encoding DUF305 domain-containing protein encodes the protein MEAHKQYTGQAQHKQGDHSTAHGQHYGKLAIMAVLSFISMYALMYAMVNTFANVIPNVNQFYMAGLMTMPMIIIEVLLMSAMYTDKRRNAFVVAVSAIAIVGFFLLIRQQGFVGDKEFAKSMIPHHAAAILMAKEANLTDPDLQKLQQDIITAQEKEIKQMKDKLAQLDK